Proteins encoded by one window of Dendropsophus ebraccatus isolate aDenEbr1 chromosome 4, aDenEbr1.pat, whole genome shotgun sequence:
- the LOC138789242 gene encoding astacin-like metalloendopeptidase: protein MPMVILAFLGNRVENCAVILQTPKWPKKTKKNEKTISDIIVPANTDVLWPLDEGDIAQPLGRSAGKCPPCKWTKENGVVNVPFVIFSNYTDSHQTLIRSALLEFSTLTCVKFVDRVSENDHIQIVNGTGCWSVIGKYGGLQQINLQSPSCMTYGVIQHEAMHSLSFYHEHTRVDRDKYVDVMWSYISEVNKGDFKKDNGDTLSIPYNYNSVMHYGRNTFSNTSGMPSLVPKPDPTVFIGQRHGLSGLDVVMINKYYSCNLCRTKLLGPSGNFSSINATARVNDSCLWLLHVPINKVFLRIDSFNASQKNCSAKIIVYDGVSKSKPILATLSPNQPLPVLISSGLFMVVEYITNKSCSSSFHASYDSVIYGATYTSSTGSVVSPKYPSFYPNSAKDISVIIAPVGFKVSLNFTLFDIESSPNCSNDILVIRNGGDIQSSVLGSYCGRKTTLSLLSGGDMLLFQFTSDLQTIRRGYKADYTFVPSY, encoded by the exons ATGCCGATGGTTATATTGGCCTTTTTGGGTAATAGAGTGGAGAATTGTGCGgtcatattacagaccccaaaaTGGCcca AAAAGACAAAGAAGAATGAGAAAACAATATCTGACATTATAGTACCTGCAAATACTG ATGTTCTATGGCCCCTGGATGAAGGTGATATTGCTCAGCCACTTGGACGCAGTGCAGGAAAATGTCCTCCCTGCAAATGGACCAAGGAGAATGGAGTAGTCAATGTGCCTTTTGTCATCTTCTCCAATTACA CTGATTCACATCAAACCTTGATTCGATCGGCTTTGTTAGAGTTTTCTACTCTGACCTGCGTAAAATTTGTAGACAGAGTTTCTGAGAACGACCACATCCAAATAGTCAATGGCACCGG ATGTTGGTCCGTCATTGGAAAATATGGAGGCCTACAGCAAATAAACCTGCAGTCGCCATCATGTATGACGTATGGTGTGATCCAGCATGAAGCAATGCATTCTCTCAGCTTCTACCATGAACACACCAGGGTGGACAGAGACAAATATGTGGATGTAATGTGGTCATACATCTCTGAAG TAAATAAAGGCGACTTCAAGAAGGACAATGGAGATACTCTGAGCATCCCTTATAACTATAACTCCGTCATGCATTATGGCAG AAATACTTTCAGTAACACCAGTGGAATGCCGTCACTGGTCCCCAAACCGGACCCCACAGTATTCATCGGACAAAGACACGGACTCAGCGGCCTGGATGTTGTGATGATTAACAAATATTATTCTTGCA ATCTGTGCCGGACTAAGTTACTGGGACCATCAGGAAACTTCTCTTCCATCAATGCAACCGCGCGGGTCAATGACAGCTGTCTGTGGCTCCTTCACGTTCCTATCAACAAG gtttttctgcggATTGACTCATTCAACGCTTCCCAAAAAAATTGTTCCGCTAAAATCATCGTATATGATGGAGTCAGCAAATCAAAGCCAATCCTGGCAACTCTCAGCCCCAACCAGCCTCTCCCTGTGTTAATCTCATCGGGATTATTCATGGTGGTGGAATACATAACCAATAAgtcctgcagcagcagcttccatgCGTCATATGACTCAG TGATATATGGCGCCACTTATACTTCCAGCACTGGTTCTGTGGTCTCCCCGAAATATCCAAGCTTCTATCCCAACAGTGCCAAGGACATATCCGTCATCATAGCTCCCGTTGGGTTCAAG GTGTCCCTCAACTTCACGCTTTTTGACATTGAGTCATCCCCAAATTGCTCCAATGACATCTTAGTGATTAGAAATGGCGGAGATATACAGTCCTCTGTCCTTGGGTCCTATTGTGGCAGGAAAACCACATTGAGCCTATTGTCGGGGGGAGACATGCTGCTATTCCAGTTCACCAGCGACCTCCAGACCATCAGACGAGGCTACAAGGCAGATTATACCTTTG TACCATCATACTGA